The following proteins are co-located in the Camelina sativa cultivar DH55 chromosome 12, Cs, whole genome shotgun sequence genome:
- the LOC104729280 gene encoding uncharacterized protein LOC104729280 — MPKRKAKECVKPTEEDKDDDNKRIRREEKKEDFVDEEVERQIAAIRAIRDVEIEQTLTALRLLRSYFTKEQLDTPVLDFFKENLPDLSISRNEETGEIELKWKDKNGDSSDGVVDMNYSILKRLSMGLYTNRPSLGGCYDLPDNVKASLLGTDNPQLDNLVFQGTSDNHMLASHAAFQTPGVSGQRLSFGMTPKTRRLPKPGEMMLSVHGSPLGVYKEDHNIGAINEENS; from the exons ATGCCGAAGAGAAAAGCAAAGGAGTGTGTCAAACCCACTGAAGAAGATAAGGACGATGACAACAAGCGAAttcgaagagaagagaagaaagaagacttCGTCGACGAAGAAG TTGAAAGACAAATCGCTGCGATTAGGGCGATCCGTGATGTTGAGATTGAACAAACTTTAACTGCATTGAGGTTGCTCCGTTCATATTTTACTAAAGAACAGCTCGATACACCTGTGTTGGACTTCTTCAAAGAGAATCTTCCGGATTTGTCTATATCGAGAAACGAAGAAACTGGGGAGATTGAGTTGAAGTGGAAAGACAAAAATGGTGATTCTTCGGATGGCGTTGTTGACATGAATTATTCTATTCTTAAACGCTTGTCAATGGGTTTATACACTAATAGGCCTTCTCTTGGTGGCTGCTATGATTTACCTGATAACG TGAAAGCAAGCCTGTTAGGTACTGATAACCCACAGCTCGATAATCTT gttttccaggGGACATCTGACAACCATATGCTTGCAAGCCATGCTGCTTTTCAGACTCCTGGG GTAAGTGGGCAGAGACTCTCTTTTGGAATGACACCAAAGACTCGGAGGCTACCAAAACCTGGAGAAATGATGCTCTCTGTGCATGGCTCTCCTTTGGGGGTCTACAAAGAAGACCACAACATTGGAGCTATAAATG AGGAAAACAGTTGA